In Sporosarcina psychrophila, a genomic segment contains:
- a CDS encoding PDZ domain-containing protein: protein MSEKTMFDIVEAVALFFLNPLFIAVLFTAVGVGYFRVKKERRSFKVRLLPGLTELKRLLAESWPYALVLSVLISGAGLLADPGWLVLFSASALIALLTFYYKVTSPIYFASAAFFALYFIEKYMGNFSFRGWTPEQADLLGDLAVTIPVIAGLFLIVEGLLIRRHTIRYASPSLMHTNRGLRAAAFKTKRLWLLPVVFLVPGDMISAFVPYWPQFTFGESAFSFVPVPVIIGFSQVARSLYPDVLFPKIGRAIVWTGGIVVIVGLAALWLPILGWVALLLGVVCRVAISITASVRDRQGGFAVAPRPAGVVIAGVVPGSPGEKMGLLPGEYIRAVNGLQVSNEKELYDAIQLNAAHCRLQVIDRNGEVRLMQQVIYRHDHHRLGLLVVR, encoded by the coding sequence GTGTCCGAGAAAACGATGTTTGACATAGTAGAAGCGGTTGCGCTGTTTTTCCTGAATCCATTATTCATAGCGGTTCTTTTTACAGCAGTTGGAGTTGGGTATTTCCGTGTGAAAAAAGAGCGTCGGAGTTTCAAAGTCCGATTGTTGCCGGGGTTAACAGAATTAAAGCGGCTATTGGCGGAGTCATGGCCCTATGCGCTCGTACTGTCCGTTTTGATTTCCGGGGCAGGTTTGCTAGCAGATCCGGGTTGGCTTGTGCTATTTTCTGCGTCAGCACTTATTGCACTGCTGACATTCTATTATAAAGTGACTTCACCGATTTATTTTGCGTCTGCGGCTTTTTTCGCTCTTTATTTCATAGAAAAGTATATGGGGAATTTCTCGTTTCGTGGCTGGACGCCAGAGCAGGCGGATTTACTTGGCGATCTTGCTGTAACGATTCCAGTCATCGCTGGGTTATTCTTAATTGTAGAAGGACTTCTTATTAGACGTCATACGATCCGGTATGCGTCGCCGTCCTTGATGCATACAAACCGTGGACTGCGTGCTGCAGCCTTCAAGACGAAGCGGCTATGGCTGTTGCCGGTTGTATTTCTGGTGCCAGGGGATATGATTTCGGCTTTCGTACCATATTGGCCGCAATTCACATTTGGAGAGAGTGCATTCAGTTTTGTTCCGGTTCCTGTTATAATCGGATTTTCACAAGTGGCTCGCTCGCTGTATCCAGATGTTTTATTCCCAAAAATTGGCCGCGCTATCGTTTGGACAGGCGGTATTGTCGTTATCGTAGGGCTTGCTGCATTATGGCTTCCGATTTTAGGATGGGTAGCTTTACTGCTAGGAGTAGTGTGTCGGGTAGCCATTTCCATTACGGCTTCGGTACGTGACAGGCAAGGGGGGTTCGCTGTTGCGCCGCGTCCAGCGGGGGTTGTCATCGCGGGCGTCGTACCAGGATCTCCAGGAGAAAAAATGGGGCTTCTGCCGGGTGAATACATTCGTGCTGTAAATGGTCTTCAGGTAAGTAACGAGAAAGAACTATATGATGCGATTCAGCTTAATGCTGCACATTGTCGCTTGCAAGTGATTGATCGTAACGGGGAAGTTCGGCTTATGCAACAGGTTATTTATCGACATGACCACCATCGCCTAGGACTTCTCGTCGTTCGGTAA
- a CDS encoding S41 family peptidase: protein MQRSRFMLFVILAALATVVFLLLDGCAGEGSAKKEEGTLSASFPVIGEAFNVIKKQGVYPVDKDRLIEGALRGMADVIGDPYSTYLSQEEAAAHKESLAGERIGIGAEITRSNGKYIIVAPVKGSPAEKAGLQPYDEIVRIDDERIEGESLQDVVQRIRGKKGTTVSMTIFRPDLDKHIEVSVVRDSIPVKTVSTEMIEERGQKIGYISITMFGNESRQEWLDGTNKLIKDGAQSLIIDVRGNPGGYLHTVGGIVGSLVKKDTTFAYMQDAAGTLEPLVTEKTDKFPYDEKLQKMPIVLLQDKGSASASEVMSAALKDLKRGYIIGATSFGKGTVQETLDLSNGGEMKLSTHKWLTPKEKWIHGKGVKEDLEVVQSELFGEHIRLVTEVYTEGDYHDDIAYGQKLLTGLGYSVARNDGFFDESTSRAVSAFREDAEVEAGPTMDRLFFSTVKIKVEEFRNDRKNDDQLQMAIGYIHHIVDGK from the coding sequence ATGCAGAGAAGCCGGTTTATGTTATTCGTCATACTGGCCGCTTTGGCGACGGTCGTCTTTCTTCTGTTGGATGGTTGTGCAGGAGAAGGAAGTGCTAAGAAGGAAGAGGGGACGCTAAGTGCGTCGTTTCCGGTAATCGGTGAAGCGTTCAACGTCATCAAGAAACAAGGCGTATACCCAGTGGATAAGGACAGGTTGATTGAAGGGGCGCTGCGCGGAATGGCGGATGTCATCGGCGATCCGTATTCGACGTATCTGTCGCAGGAAGAGGCGGCCGCCCATAAGGAATCGCTGGCAGGAGAGCGAATCGGGATCGGCGCTGAAATTACGCGCTCGAATGGGAAATACATCATTGTTGCTCCGGTGAAAGGGTCTCCAGCTGAAAAAGCGGGTTTGCAGCCGTATGACGAAATCGTTCGTATTGACGACGAGCGAATTGAAGGGGAATCACTGCAAGACGTTGTACAGCGAATCCGCGGTAAGAAAGGGACAACGGTTTCCATGACGATTTTCAGGCCTGATTTGGATAAGCATATCGAAGTGTCGGTCGTGAGGGACAGTATTCCTGTAAAAACTGTATCCACTGAAATGATTGAAGAGCGTGGACAGAAGATCGGTTACATATCGATTACGATGTTCGGCAATGAGAGCCGCCAAGAGTGGCTGGATGGAACAAACAAGCTCATTAAGGACGGGGCACAGTCACTGATAATCGATGTGCGCGGCAACCCCGGCGGTTACCTGCATACTGTTGGCGGTATCGTGGGCAGTTTAGTGAAGAAAGATACGACTTTTGCCTATATGCAAGATGCGGCTGGAACGCTGGAACCGCTCGTTACGGAAAAGACCGACAAGTTTCCATATGATGAAAAACTGCAAAAAATGCCGATTGTTTTACTGCAGGATAAAGGCAGTGCCTCCGCAAGTGAAGTGATGAGCGCTGCATTGAAAGATTTAAAAAGAGGCTACATCATTGGTGCAACGAGTTTCGGAAAAGGAACGGTTCAAGAAACATTGGACTTGTCAAACGGCGGAGAAATGAAGTTGTCGACGCATAAATGGCTCACACCAAAAGAAAAGTGGATTCACGGAAAAGGTGTGAAAGAAGACCTTGAAGTTGTTCAAAGTGAATTGTTTGGCGAGCATATCCGACTCGTCACAGAAGTCTATACGGAAGGCGATTATCACGACGATATCGCTTATGGCCAGAAGTTGCTGACGGGCCTAGGATATAGTGTCGCCCGAAACGACGGATTTTTTGATGAATCAACTTCTCGTGCAGTTAGTGCTTTTCGTGAAGATGCTGAAGTAGAAGCGGGACCGACCATGGATCGATTATTCTTCTCAACGGTAAAAATTAAAGTGGAAGAATTCCGAAACGACCGTAAAAATGACGATCAGTTGCAAATGGCAATTGGCTATATCCATCATATAGTAGATGGAAAGTAA
- a CDS encoding redoxin domain-containing protein translates to MNKKTLGFIIAVLLIGSMVVIMVKSNLDKPKPIDEFLIGADFSALDDEPGLEKGSVPPDFELSTMSGDVVKLSDLKGKKVILNFWASWCGPCKAEMPHMQKYYKKYKDTDNVEIIAVNLTTEERRGLKGVEEFIKLYGLTFPIPLDKEGTVIDDYRIIPIPTTFMIGTDGKISQKIVGPMDEKALRSLVKNLD, encoded by the coding sequence ATGAATAAGAAAACACTCGGATTCATCATAGCTGTACTGCTTATCGGATCGATGGTGGTCATTATGGTGAAATCGAATTTGGATAAACCAAAACCAATTGATGAATTTCTGATTGGTGCCGACTTTAGTGCATTAGACGATGAGCCTGGTTTGGAAAAAGGTTCGGTTCCGCCTGACTTTGAACTGTCTACGATGTCTGGTGATGTGGTGAAGTTATCGGATTTGAAGGGCAAAAAAGTAATATTAAATTTCTGGGCTTCGTGGTGTGGTCCATGTAAGGCGGAAATGCCGCATATGCAGAAATACTATAAGAAATATAAGGATACCGATAATGTGGAAATTATTGCGGTCAACTTGACGACGGAGGAAAGGCGGGGCCTTAAGGGCGTTGAGGAATTCATCAAACTCTATGGATTAACGTTCCCGATTCCGCTGGATAAAGAAGGTACCGTTATCGATGATTACCGGATTATCCCAATTCCGACAACGTTTATGATTGGCACGGACGGTAAGATCAGTCAGAAAATTGTTGGGCCGATGGATGAAAAAGCATTGAGGAGCCTTGTTAAGAATTTAGATTGA